One Burkholderia sp. PAMC 26561 genomic window carries:
- a CDS encoding phosphoribosyltransferase: MIAMKDPRNDDRNLWVGWDEYHRLIELLALSVHDSGWKFDNILCLARGGLRVGDQLSRIYDLPLAILATSSYREAAGTEQGALDIGQYITMTRGELSGNVLLVDDLVDSGVTLSRVQQHLKERYPAVTAVRSAVLWYKGCSTVKPDYFVQFLETNPWIHQPFEEWDTVRPHNLGAWIKRGLHDERS; this comes from the coding sequence ATGATCGCGATGAAAGACCCGCGCAACGACGACCGGAACCTGTGGGTGGGCTGGGACGAATATCACCGGCTGATCGAACTGCTGGCGCTGTCCGTGCACGACTCAGGCTGGAAGTTCGACAATATCCTGTGTCTCGCGCGCGGCGGCCTGCGCGTAGGCGACCAGCTTTCGCGCATCTATGATCTGCCGCTCGCGATCCTCGCGACGAGTTCGTATCGCGAGGCGGCGGGAACGGAGCAGGGGGCGCTCGACATCGGTCAATACATCACGATGACGCGTGGGGAACTCTCCGGCAACGTGCTGCTCGTCGACGATCTGGTCGATTCAGGCGTCACGCTTTCGCGCGTTCAGCAGCATCTGAAGGAGCGTTATCCGGCGGTAACCGCCGTGCGCTCTGCCGTCCTTTGGTATAAAGGCTGCTCGACCGTGAAGCCCGATTATTTCGTTCAGTTCCTCGAAACGAACCCGTGGATTCATCAGCCGTTCGAGGAATGGGATACGGTCCGGCCGCACAACCTCGGTGCGTGGATCAAGCGCGGTCTGCACGACGAACGTAGCTGA
- a CDS encoding DUF2065 domain-containing protein has protein sequence MDMAASLLLAIALMLIIEGMFPFVFPNSWRDTFRRIAQRPPHQIRIGGLIAMALGVILLLIAT, from the coding sequence ATGGATATGGCTGCATCGTTACTGCTCGCGATTGCGTTGATGCTGATTATCGAAGGGATGTTTCCGTTCGTCTTCCCCAATTCCTGGCGCGACACGTTCCGCCGGATCGCTCAACGGCCGCCGCACCAGATTCGGATCGGCGGCCTGATCGCGATGGCGCTCGGCGTGATTCTGCTGCTGATTGCGACCTGA
- the der gene encoding ribosome biogenesis GTPase Der: protein MKPVIALVGRPNVGKSTLFNRLTRSRDALVADLPGLTRDRHYGEGRVGDRPYLVVDTGGFEPVAKDGILHEMARQTRQAVEESDIVVFITDGRNGLAPQDKAIADYLRKTGRPLFLVVNKAEGMKYSAVAADFYELGLGDPRAISAAHGDGVTEMIGDALEIAYAGQPEEDPEEKAARGVKIAIVGRPNVGKSTLINALVGEERVIAFDMPGTTRDSIYVDFERSGRKYTLIDTAGLRRRGKVFEAIEKFSVVKTLQSISDANVVILLLDAQQDISEQDAHIAGFVVEQGRALVVGVNKWDGLDSHVRERTKADLTRKLKFLDFANFHYVSALEKTGISQLMKSVDDAYAAAMAKLPTPKLTRALIDAVEFQQPRRRGPIRPKLRYAHQGGQNPPIIVVHGNALDAITDTYKRYLEGRFRETFGLVGTPLLIEFRSSANPYADKG from the coding sequence ATGAAACCCGTAATTGCCCTCGTGGGGCGCCCCAATGTGGGGAAATCGACGCTCTTCAACCGCCTGACGCGCTCGCGCGATGCGCTCGTCGCCGACTTGCCCGGTCTTACGCGCGACCGCCATTACGGTGAAGGCCGTGTGGGCGACCGTCCTTATCTGGTCGTCGATACCGGCGGTTTCGAGCCTGTCGCAAAGGACGGCATCCTGCACGAGATGGCTCGCCAGACGCGCCAGGCAGTGGAAGAGTCCGACATCGTCGTGTTCATCACCGACGGCCGCAACGGGCTCGCGCCGCAAGACAAGGCGATCGCCGACTACCTGCGCAAGACGGGCCGGCCGTTGTTCCTCGTGGTCAACAAGGCCGAAGGCATGAAGTACAGCGCGGTGGCCGCGGACTTCTACGAACTGGGCCTGGGCGACCCGCGCGCCATTTCAGCCGCGCACGGCGACGGTGTGACGGAGATGATCGGCGATGCGCTCGAGATCGCTTACGCCGGACAGCCGGAAGAAGATCCCGAAGAAAAGGCCGCGCGTGGCGTGAAGATCGCCATCGTGGGACGCCCGAACGTCGGCAAGTCGACGCTGATCAATGCGCTGGTTGGCGAAGAGCGCGTGATCGCGTTCGACATGCCCGGCACCACGCGCGATTCCATTTATGTTGATTTCGAGCGAAGTGGCCGCAAGTACACGTTGATCGATACAGCGGGTTTGCGTCGTCGCGGCAAGGTGTTCGAAGCGATCGAGAAGTTTTCGGTGGTGAAGACGCTGCAGTCCATTTCAGACGCGAACGTGGTGATCCTGCTGCTCGATGCACAACAGGACATCTCCGAGCAGGATGCGCACATCGCCGGATTCGTAGTGGAACAAGGCCGCGCGCTGGTCGTTGGCGTGAACAAGTGGGACGGACTCGATTCGCATGTGCGCGAGCGCACCAAGGCGGACCTCACGCGCAAGCTCAAGTTTTTGGACTTTGCTAATTTCCATTACGTCTCGGCGCTGGAGAAAACCGGTATTAGCCAGTTGATGAAATCCGTCGATGACGCTTACGCCGCGGCCATGGCAAAGCTGCCGACGCCGAAGCTCACGCGCGCCCTCATTGACGCAGTGGAGTTCCAGCAGCCCCGGCGCCGTGGTCCGATCCGTCCGAAGCTGCGCTACGCGCACCAGGGCGGGCAGAATCCCCCGATCATTGTCGTGCATGGCAACGCGCTCGACGCGATCACGGACACCTACAAACGTTATCTGGAAGGACGCTTCAGAGAAACTTTCGGGCTGGTTGGGACTCCATTGCTAATAGAGTTTCGTTCGAGTGCGAATCCTTACGCGGATAAGGGCTGA
- the hflC gene encoding protease modulator HflC codes for MNRIVALVVAVVVVLFIGSSMMFVVDERHAGVVTAHGGGDPKLVTPGLHFKLPPPFQTLTLIDTRTLTIDEAGTDRFNTSDKNEVIVNTVIKYRVADPLKLFVSNEKNTQTAQDRLAALTRTALTSSFTKRPLADVLGEQQAIGTEAQKAIEQPAAAFGVELVDVQLTRIDFPAAVADSVYKRMIAARQQAAAEERAKGTADADAIKANADRQQEAILADAYKEAQTIKGEGDGRAASIAADAYGVDPQFYQFYQSLEAYKKTFNAGDVMVVDPSSDFFRFMRSPNGAAPSAADATTPAPARKR; via the coding sequence ATGAATCGAATCGTTGCGCTGGTAGTTGCCGTCGTGGTCGTGTTGTTTATTGGCTCTTCCATGATGTTCGTGGTCGACGAACGTCATGCCGGCGTAGTCACCGCGCACGGCGGAGGTGACCCCAAGCTCGTCACGCCCGGCCTGCATTTCAAGCTGCCGCCGCCGTTCCAGACGCTGACGCTGATCGACACCCGTACGCTCACCATCGACGAAGCGGGCACTGACCGTTTCAATACGTCGGACAAGAACGAGGTGATCGTGAATACGGTCATCAAGTATCGTGTCGCGGACCCGCTCAAGCTTTTTGTGAGCAACGAAAAGAACACGCAGACCGCGCAGGACCGTCTGGCCGCGCTCACGCGCACGGCGCTGACGTCGTCGTTCACGAAGCGTCCGCTGGCCGATGTGCTCGGCGAGCAGCAGGCTATCGGGACGGAAGCGCAGAAGGCGATCGAGCAGCCGGCAGCGGCGTTCGGCGTGGAACTCGTGGATGTGCAACTGACGCGCATCGACTTTCCGGCTGCGGTGGCGGATTCCGTCTACAAACGCATGATTGCAGCACGCCAGCAAGCGGCGGCCGAAGAACGCGCGAAGGGCACGGCTGACGCAGACGCAATCAAGGCAAATGCGGATCGTCAGCAGGAAGCCATTCTCGCCGATGCCTACAAGGAAGCGCAGACCATCAAGGGCGAGGGCGATGGCCGTGCTGCGTCGATTGCCGCAGATGCGTACGGCGTCGATCCGCAGTTCTACCAGTTCTATCAAAGCCTTGAAGCGTATAAAAAGACGTTCAATGCCGGCGATGTGATGGTTGTCGATCCGAGCAGCGATTTCTTCCGCTTCATGCGCAGCCCGAACGGTGCTGCGCCGAGCGCCGCCGATGCCACCACCCCGGCGCCCGCGCGCAAGCGCTGA
- the hflX gene encoding GTPase HflX, with translation MNLLIHRSLQNENINLINAALVGVDFGKIDFDASLEELSLLAQSAGAHPAVTLTGRRSSPDAKMFVGSGKVEELRLACVANDVELVIFNHALAPAQQRNLETALERRVIDRTSLILDIFAQRARSHEGKLQVELAQLQYLSTRLIRAWTHLERQKGGIGLRGPGETQLETDRRLIGERIKALKARLAKLQRQHGTQRRQRERNRTTSVSLVGYTNAGKSTLFNALTKAQAYAADQLFATLDTTSRRVYLGEEAGQAVVSDTVGFIRDLPHQLVAAFRATLEETVQADLLLHVVDASSMVRLDQIEEVNKVLSSIGADGVPQILVFNKIDAVPELAARNDPVERDEYGNILRVFLSARTGQGLDALRAAIAEFAASEPKDNNEYTELPDGTIVPESMDSTSDDGTTLPEDHRSADESEDRKVPEHGH, from the coding sequence ATGAACTTGCTAATTCACCGGTCGCTTCAAAATGAAAACATCAATTTGATCAACGCAGCGCTTGTGGGTGTCGACTTCGGAAAAATCGATTTCGACGCCAGTCTCGAAGAACTCAGTCTGCTCGCACAAAGTGCGGGTGCCCATCCCGCCGTCACCCTGACCGGTCGCCGTTCCAGCCCTGATGCCAAGATGTTTGTCGGCAGCGGCAAAGTCGAAGAGCTGCGCCTCGCCTGCGTTGCCAACGACGTGGAACTCGTCATCTTCAATCATGCTCTGGCACCCGCGCAGCAGCGGAACCTGGAAACGGCGCTCGAGCGCCGAGTGATCGACCGCACCAGTCTCATACTCGATATTTTCGCGCAGCGTGCCCGCAGTCACGAAGGCAAGCTGCAGGTCGAACTCGCTCAGCTCCAGTATCTGTCCACACGATTGATTCGTGCGTGGACTCACCTCGAGCGGCAGAAGGGTGGTATCGGCCTGCGCGGACCGGGTGAAACACAGCTTGAAACCGACCGCCGGTTGATCGGCGAGCGTATCAAGGCGTTGAAGGCGCGGCTTGCGAAGCTGCAACGCCAGCATGGCACGCAGCGCCGTCAGCGGGAGCGCAACCGGACCACGTCGGTTTCTCTCGTGGGTTATACGAACGCGGGCAAGTCCACGCTGTTCAATGCGCTGACGAAGGCGCAGGCGTATGCGGCGGACCAGCTGTTCGCCACGCTCGATACAACCTCGCGCCGGGTGTATCTCGGCGAGGAAGCGGGACAGGCGGTGGTGTCCGACACGGTCGGGTTCATTCGCGACTTGCCTCACCAACTGGTTGCGGCATTCCGCGCGACGCTCGAGGAAACGGTACAGGCCGACTTGCTGCTGCATGTCGTCGATGCATCGAGCATGGTGCGGCTCGACCAGATCGAGGAAGTGAACAAGGTGCTGAGCAGTATCGGTGCCGACGGCGTTCCGCAAATTCTCGTATTCAACAAGATCGATGCAGTGCCTGAACTCGCGGCCCGCAACGATCCGGTTGAAAGGGACGAGTATGGTAATATTTTGCGCGTATTTTTGAGCGCGCGAACGGGTCAGGGACTCGACGCGCTGCGCGCTGCCATCGCCGAATTTGCAGCTTCCGAACCTAAAGATAACAACGAGTACACGGAACTTCCGGACGGCACAATCGTGCCGGAGTCCATGGATAGCACATCCGACGACGGAACCACGCTACCGGAAGACCACCGGTCAGCCGACGAAAGTGAAGACCGCAAGGTCCCCGAGCACGGGCACTGA
- a CDS encoding adenylosuccinate synthase — MSASAVNVNPGRNVVVVGTQWGDEGKGKIVDWLTDHAQGVVRFQGGHNAGHTLIIGGKKTILRLIPSGIMRAGTACYIGNGVVLSPEALFKEIGELETAGIDVQKRLFISEAANLILPYHIAIDQAREARRGAAKIGTTGRGIGPAYEDKVGRRGLRVQDLYDRDVFAERLRETLDFHNFVLTGYLGAPAVDFQQTLDTMFGYAERLAPMVTDVSRRLYDENHAGRNLLFEGAQGTLLDIDHGTYPYVTSSNCVAGAATSGAGVGPQKLNYILGITKAYCTRVGAGPFPSELYDADNVNRQEQIGLTLATVGKEFGSVTGRPRRTGWLDAAALRRSIQINGISGLCMTKLDVLDGLEEVKLCVGYKLDGKDVDILPRGASEVARCEPIYETFGGWKESTIGITQWDRLPETARKYLSRVQEVAGVPIDMVSTGPDRDETILLRHPFKV; from the coding sequence ATGTCTGCCAGCGCAGTGAATGTGAACCCGGGGCGCAACGTCGTCGTGGTCGGCACCCAGTGGGGTGATGAAGGCAAGGGCAAGATCGTCGACTGGTTGACGGACCACGCCCAAGGCGTCGTGCGCTTCCAGGGCGGTCATAACGCCGGCCATACGCTCATTATCGGCGGCAAGAAGACCATTCTTCGCCTGATTCCGTCGGGCATCATGCGCGCCGGCACGGCTTGCTATATCGGCAACGGCGTGGTTTTGTCGCCCGAAGCGCTCTTCAAGGAAATCGGCGAACTTGAAACGGCGGGTATCGACGTCCAGAAGCGCCTGTTCATTTCCGAAGCCGCCAACCTGATCCTGCCGTATCACATTGCCATCGACCAGGCGCGCGAAGCACGTCGTGGCGCGGCGAAGATCGGAACGACGGGACGCGGTATCGGACCGGCGTACGAGGACAAGGTCGGCCGCCGCGGCCTGCGCGTGCAGGACCTGTACGACCGCGACGTATTCGCTGAACGTCTGCGCGAAACGCTGGACTTCCACAACTTCGTGCTGACGGGTTATCTCGGCGCGCCGGCGGTGGATTTTCAGCAAACGCTCGACACCATGTTCGGTTACGCCGAGCGCCTCGCGCCCATGGTGACGGACGTCTCGCGTCGCCTTTACGACGAGAACCACGCCGGCCGCAACCTCTTGTTCGAAGGTGCGCAAGGCACGCTGCTCGACATCGACCACGGCACGTACCCGTATGTCACGTCGAGCAACTGCGTGGCGGGCGCGGCAACCTCGGGGGCGGGCGTGGGTCCGCAGAAACTGAACTACATCCTCGGCATCACGAAAGCATATTGCACGCGCGTGGGTGCGGGTCCGTTCCCAAGCGAGTTGTATGATGCGGACAATGTGAATCGTCAGGAACAGATTGGCCTGACGCTTGCCACCGTCGGCAAGGAGTTCGGCTCGGTGACCGGCCGTCCGCGCCGCACCGGCTGGCTCGACGCCGCTGCGCTGCGCCGCTCCATTCAGATCAACGGGATCTCGGGCCTGTGCATGACCAAGCTCGATGTGCTGGACGGCCTGGAAGAAGTGAAGCTCTGCGTGGGCTACAAGCTCGACGGCAAGGACGTCGACATCCTGCCGCGCGGCGCCTCGGAAGTGGCGCGTTGCGAGCCGATCTACGAAACGTTCGGCGGCTGGAAGGAAAGCACCATCGGCATCACGCAATGGGACCGCTTGCCGGAAACCGCGCGCAAGTATCTGTCGCGTGTGCAGGAAGTGGCGGGCGTGCCTATCGACATGGTGTCGACGGGTCCGGATCGCGACGAAACCATCCTGCTGCGTCACCCGTTCAAGGTTTAA
- a CDS encoding ATP phosphoribosyltransferase regulatory subunit codes for MSTWLLPENIADVLPSEARKIEELRRRLLDRFRSYGYELVMPPMLEYLESLLTSGGSDLNLRTFKLVDQLSGRTLGLRADITPQVSRIDAHLLNRQGVTRLCYAGNVLHTRPRGLHATREQIQIGAEIYGHAGLEADLEIQQLMLDSLRLSGLNKVRLDLCHAGVLAALLDLEPGAAALGESLYDALGAKDVPRLNELTSRLGDVARDALRALPSLYGDASVLDEARARLPNLPVIGRALDDLAFLAAQAHGAELMIDLADLRGYAYHSGVMFSAYVDGVPNAVARGGRYDDVGQAYGRARPATGFSLDLREVARISPVDARGSAVLAPWNHDEPLQTAVAKLRDAGEVVIQALPGHDHDLDEFAFDRVLVERNGTWVVEARS; via the coding sequence ATGTCCACCTGGTTACTTCCCGAGAATATCGCCGACGTCTTGCCGTCCGAGGCGCGCAAGATTGAAGAGTTGCGCCGCCGGCTGCTCGATCGTTTTCGTTCGTACGGCTACGAACTCGTGATGCCGCCGATGCTCGAGTACCTCGAATCGCTGCTCACCAGCGGCGGCAGCGACCTCAACCTGCGCACGTTCAAGCTCGTCGACCAATTGTCCGGACGCACGCTCGGCCTGCGCGCTGACATCACGCCGCAGGTTTCCCGCATCGATGCGCATTTGCTGAACCGGCAAGGCGTGACGCGCCTGTGTTACGCGGGCAATGTGCTGCATACGCGTCCGCGTGGCTTGCACGCGACGCGCGAGCAGATCCAGATCGGCGCGGAAATCTACGGCCACGCCGGGCTGGAAGCGGATCTGGAAATCCAGCAATTGATGCTCGATTCGCTGCGTCTGAGCGGTTTGAACAAGGTGCGTCTCGACTTGTGCCACGCGGGCGTCCTGGCGGCTTTGCTCGACCTCGAACCTGGCGCTGCCGCGCTCGGTGAGTCGCTCTACGACGCGCTCGGCGCGAAGGACGTACCGCGTCTGAACGAACTCACGTCCAGACTCGGCGATGTCGCCCGCGACGCGCTGCGGGCGTTGCCGTCACTCTACGGCGACGCATCGGTACTCGATGAAGCGCGCGCACGCTTGCCGAATTTGCCGGTCATCGGCCGGGCGCTCGACGACCTCGCGTTCCTTGCGGCGCAGGCGCACGGCGCCGAGCTGATGATCGATCTCGCCGACCTGCGCGGCTACGCGTACCACAGCGGCGTGATGTTCTCGGCCTACGTGGACGGCGTGCCGAACGCAGTTGCGCGAGGCGGCCGTTACGACGACGTTGGCCAGGCCTATGGCCGCGCACGTCCCGCAACCGGTTTCTCGCTCGATCTGCGTGAAGTCGCGCGCATTTCTCCTGTCGATGCCCGCGGCAGCGCGGTCCTCGCCCCGTGGAACCATGACGAACCGCTGCAGACGGCGGTCGCGAAACTGCGCGATGCCGGCGAAGTCGTGATCCAGGCGTTGCCCGGACACGACCATGATCTCGACGAGTTCGCGTTCGACCGCGTGCTGGTGGAGCGCAACGGGACATGGGTCGTCGAGGCCCGTTCCTAG
- the hfq gene encoding RNA chaperone Hfq, whose amino-acid sequence MSNKGQLLQDPFLNALRKEHVPVSIYLVNGIKLQGNIESFDQYVVLLRNTVTQMVYKHAISTVVPARPVNFHPDAETP is encoded by the coding sequence ATGAGCAACAAAGGGCAATTGTTACAAGACCCGTTTTTGAACGCACTGCGAAAAGAGCATGTGCCGGTGTCGATCTACTTGGTCAACGGCATCAAGCTGCAAGGCAATATTGAATCGTTCGACCAGTACGTCGTGTTGCTCCGTAACACCGTGACCCAGATGGTCTACAAGCACGCCATTTCCACGGTCGTGCCAGCGCGTCCGGTGAATTTCCACCCGGATGCTGAAACGCCCTAA
- a CDS encoding YfgM family protein has translation MSYHEEQESLENLKAWWAKWGNSTTWIVLAVLVVAAGWNGWNFWQRRQAAEAAVLYDQVQQAVTAGDKALVTRVSSDMEDKFGGTAYAQMTALAAAKSLYMSGDSAGAKTQLQWAVDHAKDAEYKQIAKLRLSLILLDQKAYDAGLKVLADEPLDAFKGVVSDRRGDLLAAQGKRDDARAAYKLALTSLPQSDSSARQLIQFKLDALGG, from the coding sequence ATGAGCTATCACGAAGAACAAGAGTCACTTGAAAACCTGAAGGCCTGGTGGGCGAAATGGGGCAACTCCACGACCTGGATCGTGCTCGCGGTGCTCGTGGTCGCGGCCGGCTGGAACGGCTGGAATTTCTGGCAACGCAGGCAGGCGGCCGAAGCCGCCGTACTCTACGATCAGGTCCAGCAAGCAGTCACAGCGGGTGACAAGGCGTTGGTCACACGTGTGTCGTCGGACATGGAAGACAAGTTCGGCGGCACCGCGTACGCGCAGATGACCGCGCTTGCCGCAGCCAAATCCCTGTACATGAGTGGCGACAGCGCCGGTGCCAAGACGCAGCTTCAGTGGGCTGTCGATCACGCGAAGGATGCTGAATACAAGCAGATCGCGAAACTGCGGCTGTCGCTGATCCTCCTCGATCAAAAAGCTTACGACGCCGGCCTGAAAGTCCTCGCCGACGAACCCCTCGACGCGTTCAAGGGCGTGGTATCGGATCGTCGTGGTGATTTGCTGGCGGCGCAAGGCAAGCGCGACGACGCGCGCGCGGCCTATAAACTGGCGCTCACCTCGTTGCCGCAATCCGATTCGTCCGCACGCCAGCTGATTCAGTTCAAGCTCGACGCGCTGGGCGGCTGA
- the bamB gene encoding outer membrane protein assembly factor BamB: MNFLKRYALPLACAMSVMLTACATKDERRVPTPLVEIKPVLNVEQAWKASVGKAGRYLFSPVAIGDAVYAAGANGTVAKIDAKTGQDVWRIKLKDDLSAGVGSDGNLTAVGGLKGNVYVLGPDGKQLWTATAPGEIISPPLVGNDLVVVRTIDGKIVAFNSVTGEQKWMFQTRAVPLNLRVAAGMTFAASQAVLAGFPGGTFAAINLQTGDAYWQAPVSFPKGVTEVERINDVTGAPTLVGSVTCAVTFQGRIGCFDANSGRPQWEKNFSSDSGLAQDNEIVAAGDDWSVVNAFSGIDGTVLWKNDKLKNRTVSVPFILGRAVVVGDYQGFVHFLSATNGEFVGRAKTDGSAITAAPVLAGDTLVIQTHDGGLYGFRPR, from the coding sequence ATGAATTTTCTGAAACGCTACGCTCTGCCGCTCGCCTGCGCGATGTCGGTCATGCTCACGGCCTGTGCCACCAAGGACGAGCGCCGGGTGCCGACTCCGCTTGTCGAGATCAAGCCTGTCCTGAATGTGGAGCAGGCCTGGAAGGCGAGCGTCGGCAAGGCCGGACGTTACCTGTTCTCGCCGGTTGCCATCGGCGATGCTGTTTATGCAGCAGGCGCGAACGGCACGGTCGCGAAGATCGATGCGAAGACCGGTCAGGACGTGTGGCGCATCAAGCTGAAAGACGATCTGTCGGCGGGCGTGGGCAGCGACGGCAACCTGACTGCGGTCGGCGGGCTGAAGGGCAATGTGTACGTGCTCGGACCCGACGGCAAGCAATTGTGGACGGCTACGGCGCCGGGCGAAATCATCTCGCCGCCGCTCGTGGGTAACGACCTCGTGGTTGTACGGACTATCGACGGCAAGATCGTCGCGTTCAATTCGGTGACCGGCGAGCAGAAGTGGATGTTCCAGACGCGCGCCGTACCGCTGAACCTGCGCGTGGCTGCCGGTATGACGTTCGCGGCATCGCAGGCGGTGCTGGCGGGTTTCCCGGGCGGCACGTTTGCGGCGATCAACTTGCAGACCGGCGACGCTTACTGGCAAGCGCCGGTTTCGTTCCCCAAGGGCGTGACCGAAGTCGAGCGTATCAACGACGTGACGGGCGCACCGACGCTGGTCGGATCCGTGACCTGCGCGGTGACGTTCCAGGGCCGTATCGGCTGTTTCGATGCGAATTCGGGCCGTCCGCAATGGGAAAAGAACTTCTCGAGCGACAGCGGTCTCGCGCAGGACAACGAGATCGTGGCAGCAGGCGACGACTGGTCGGTGGTGAACGCATTTAGCGGTATCGACGGAACCGTCCTCTGGAAGAACGACAAGCTGAAGAATCGCACGGTCAGCGTGCCGTTCATCCTGGGTCGCGCGGTCGTGGTCGGCGACTATCAAGGATTTGTGCACTTCCTGTCGGCAACCAATGGCGAGTTCGTTGGCCGCGCGAAGACCGACGGCAGCGCAATCACGGCTGCTCCGGTGCTGGCGGGCGACACGCTCGTGATCCAGACACATGACGGCGGCCTGTATGGTTTCCGCCCGCGTTAA
- the hflK gene encoding FtsH protease activity modulator HflK, which translates to MNDYNERSTRQLSHAVFSINDPRWGRGDGNGENKGQDPKRPQEQKRPSKDKDGEGPPDLDEMWRDFNKKLAGLFGKKPAGGGPRPDNGRTAKIGLGIVVGALIAIYLGSGVFVVQDGNVGVVSRFGKYEGQADQGVHWRLPYPFESHEIVNTSQIRSVDIGRNNTLTQANVRDASLLTHDADIVDVRFAVQYQIKSATDYLFRNLDPEQNVTESAQAAIREIAGTHSTDELLFKDHEALRAKLVDRIQASLDSYKTGLQVTGVTIQSVQVPAQVQPAFEEAAKVRQDNERAVDTAKAYADQLLPRAKTDAARMIDEAKGYSNRAVSQAQGNAERFKQVYAEYSKAPAVIRQRMYLDTMQQIYSRATKVFVDSKSSNNVVYLPLDKLVDANRQRASAAAPASGASDASAPSASVANQPVGAAPASVGTSITQDARSESAQATSAVAAQSASASTAASAVAASSTSASGSAQSTGGDPLRSRDAFRSRSREDDTQ; encoded by the coding sequence GTGAACGACTACAACGAGCGGAGTACCCGGCAGCTTTCGCATGCCGTCTTTTCGATCAACGACCCGCGCTGGGGGCGGGGCGACGGCAATGGCGAAAATAAAGGCCAGGACCCGAAGCGTCCGCAGGAACAGAAGCGTCCATCGAAGGACAAGGATGGCGAAGGACCGCCGGATCTCGACGAAATGTGGCGCGACTTCAACAAGAAGCTTGCAGGCCTGTTCGGCAAGAAGCCGGCCGGCGGCGGTCCGCGTCCGGATAACGGCCGCACCGCGAAGATCGGACTGGGCATTGTTGTCGGCGCGCTGATCGCGATCTATCTCGGCAGCGGCGTGTTTGTCGTGCAGGACGGGAACGTGGGCGTGGTGTCGCGCTTTGGCAAGTACGAAGGCCAGGCGGATCAGGGCGTCCACTGGCGTCTGCCATATCCGTTCGAATCGCACGAGATCGTCAATACGTCGCAGATCCGTTCGGTCGATATCGGCCGCAATAACACGCTCACGCAAGCCAACGTTCGCGACGCGTCGCTGCTCACGCACGACGCGGATATCGTCGACGTGCGCTTTGCCGTGCAGTATCAGATCAAGTCGGCGACCGACTATCTGTTCCGCAATCTCGATCCGGAGCAGAACGTGACGGAATCGGCGCAGGCCGCCATCCGCGAGATCGCAGGCACGCACAGCACGGACGAACTGCTGTTCAAGGACCACGAAGCATTGCGTGCGAAGCTGGTCGACCGGATCCAGGCATCGCTTGATTCGTACAAGACCGGTTTGCAGGTGACCGGCGTGACCATTCAGAGCGTACAGGTGCCCGCGCAGGTTCAACCCGCGTTCGAGGAAGCGGCGAAGGTGCGCCAGGACAACGAACGCGCGGTGGATACAGCCAAGGCCTACGCCGATCAATTGCTTCCCCGCGCGAAGACGGACGCGGCGCGCATGATCGACGAAGCCAAGGGTTATAGCAACCGGGCCGTTTCGCAGGCGCAAGGCAATGCCGAGCGTTTCAAGCAGGTTTATGCAGAATATTCGAAGGCGCCGGCAGTGATTCGTCAACGCATGTATCTGGACACAATGCAGCAGATTTATTCGCGGGCGACGAAGGTGTTCGTCGACAGCAAGAGCTCGAATAACGTGGTTTATTTGCCGCTCGACAAGCTCGTCGATGCAAACCGTCAGCGTGCGAGCGCGGCCGCTCCGGCAAGCGGTGCATCGGACGCTTCGGCTCCTTCGGCAAGTGTAGCGAACCAGCCGGTTGGCGCAGCGCCCGCGAGCGTCGGCACGTCGATCACGCAGGATGCGCGCAGCGAAAGCGCGCAGGCAACATCGGCCGTTGCGGCGCAATCTGCCTCCGCCAGCACTGCGGCCAGCGCCGTGGCTGCATCGTCGACATCGGCATCTGGATCGGCGCAGTCGACCGGTGGCGATCCATTGCGCTCGCGCGACGCGTTCCGTTCGCGCTCGCGTGAAGACGACACGCAATGA